One stretch of Actinacidiphila sp. DG2A-62 DNA includes these proteins:
- a CDS encoding class I SAM-dependent methyltransferase, with amino-acid sequence MDRWIAAVHAAQLRRSADPLAVDLGYGAAPWTAVELLARLRAVRPDARVAGVEIDPARVAAARPYEREGLVFLRGGFEVPVPGRPTLIRAANVLRQYAEAEVPAVWELLRGRLAPGGLLVEGTCDEIGRRHVWVALGPEGPRTVTFATRLGSLERPSDLAERLPKALIHRNVPGEPVHAFLTAFDHAWAAAAPLSALGARQRWIRAVGALRAGGWPVVDGPARWRQGEVTVAWAALAPRT; translated from the coding sequence TCGCCGCCGTCCACGCCGCGCAGCTGCGCCGCAGCGCCGACCCGCTCGCCGTCGACCTGGGCTACGGCGCCGCGCCGTGGACCGCGGTCGAGCTGCTGGCCCGGCTGCGCGCGGTCCGCCCGGACGCGCGGGTCGCCGGGGTGGAGATCGACCCGGCGCGGGTCGCCGCGGCCCGCCCGTACGAGCGCGAGGGCCTGGTGTTCCTGCGCGGCGGCTTCGAGGTCCCGGTGCCGGGCCGCCCGACGCTGATCCGGGCCGCGAACGTCCTGCGGCAGTACGCCGAGGCCGAGGTCCCGGCGGTGTGGGAGCTGCTGCGCGGCCGGCTGGCGCCCGGCGGACTGCTGGTCGAGGGCACCTGCGACGAGATCGGGCGGCGGCACGTGTGGGTGGCGCTGGGGCCCGAGGGGCCGCGCACGGTGACCTTCGCGACCCGCCTGGGCTCCCTGGAACGCCCCTCCGACCTGGCCGAACGCCTGCCGAAGGCGCTGATCCACCGCAATGTGCCGGGCGAGCCGGTGCACGCCTTCCTCACCGCTTTCGACCACGCGTGGGCCGCGGCGGCGCCGCTGTCCGCGCTCGGCGCCCGGCAGCGGTGGATCAGGGCGGTGGGGGCGCTGCGGGCGGGCGGCTGGCCGGTGGTGGACGGGCCGGCGCGGTGGCGGCAGGGCGAGGTGACGGTGGCGTGGGCGGCACTGGCGCCGCGGACGTAG